A window from Plasmodium gaboni strain SY75 chromosome 9, whole genome shotgun sequence encodes these proteins:
- a CDS encoding putative Ran-binding protein: protein MSESELQQLQVLCEAMYCGNKEEQNQAHTILLPLVNNVMNVSKLKNILGSTNHVHTLIFTTSGLLQLITNEWNKIDQKEKDELKEFVISYLYNKGVDLLNLSTNILGNFVRLYVRIVKLSWLENTNYSLITKQVEYFLNSVTSHWIIGLYIYAALIEDMHPQCGVNSAKSRRCAISFRDYVLKDIFKVGIETLEEFVKGSIRIELRVEENRLLIKVLELIYNSLSFDFMGTMINDESSDENISLMIPQSWDIFNEKNIPKLFFDMYELCMSEEDDIRNCCGKYCLRSLILLGSLRKTFFTNEKQKVHYMNEFLGGINKIIEKKIGLNDEDCFHEMCRLIGKIDTSVRLQELSTYSNFLSWCHNIYLFTMDGMKNWKYLCNSKHYLLGIWSNMLNIIPPKVIKEINNRTDEKDLLKDVLSNKNIFAKKNSISDNFNSHDIDNKYLIICDYIYDITIIFINTRLELANYICEKGDNCEIENPLYNDVLRSEQLELISNLSKLQYNFIGAKLLSIFYELKSNHENNLISQTVFIEQTTWLVFIIASIISSSAISNMKNSSYNNFKINSELCFLVFSLMDQTNKSPEVFEYLEFAYLNCLELFKKVYISGKKNNQFLKEMRSVALKIIPDGACNIYPNNNNNNNNSSNNINSNNNNNSSSSGINNTLNFTTSNSNNPNNLLNSNMNNFATPSLITNENDDDNNDPLIDLIISKILFNLNNRIEYEQIIKRSLDLFHDLVSGMNIVCLEDKTPKLIVFARLLLKNEKILNLLHNRNTKFLEISKYYKYRTNYYLILTKLLFMEQNLVSSTFEKYISPINNILECIKREININGKDIILKNNEIKLTFIGALRDLRGICMACNNVETYNMFFNFFINSHPLEDNQMNILTSLVDVIWNSYDICIPFLKFMCEFVYNKSQRITFPKSSPNGILLFKVVSNILIIISNNLLQKDKFIDIYKEKYKIISLLLNMFNNCLNGDFVNFAIFDLYNDDILNNSLNLALNMCLVIPTNDLLSYIKHLKPYFSFLDLVTKNFFQRILNLEFQLIADIIHNVKEGLCSFDYTVSMTCCSILDNIVTYIFTNRKSSTEQGQIIKNFLESQPQALKEVLNLMFHLILGGDFGSTWSMSQPLLGLILLDAQGYFKIQEQLISQQSEEKKQKLRHSFCKLMDHIESNLAPNNRENFTRNLYTFAQEIRNILI, encoded by the exons atgaGTGAATCAGAATTACAGCAGCTACAAGTTCTTTGTGAAGCTATGTATTG CGGTAACAAGGAAGAACAAAATCAAGCACATACCATATTACTCCCACTTGTAAACAATGTTATGAATGTTAGTAAATTGAAGAACATTTTAGGAAGTACGAATCATGTACATACCCTAATATTTACTACGTCTGGGTTACTTCAATTAATTACAAACGAATGGAATAAAATAGATCAGAAAGAAAAGGatgaattaaaagaatttGTGATATcctatttatataataaaggtgtagatttattaaatttatcAACTAATATATTAGGAAATTTTGTACGTTTATATGTTCGTATAGTAAAATTATCTTGGCTAGAAAATACGAATTATTCCCTTATAACAAAACAAgtagaatattttttaaattctGTAACTAGCCATTGGATTATAggattatatatatatgcagCTTTAATAGAAGATATGCATCCTCAGTGTGGTGTAAATTCAGCAAAAAGCCGAAGGTGTGCAATATCATTTCGAGATTATgtattaaaagatatatttaaagtAGGTATAGAGACATTAGAAGAATTTGTAAAAGGTAGTATTCGAATAGAATTAAGAGTAGAAGAAAATAGATTATTAATTAAAGTATTagaattaatatataatagttTATCGTTTGATTTTATGGGTACTATGATAAATGATGAAAGTTcagatgaaaatatatcattaatGATACCACAATCATGGgatatatttaatgaaaagaatatacctaaattattttttgatatgTATGAATTATGTATGTCAGAAGAAGATGATATACGTAATTGTTGTGGTAAATATTGTTTAAgatcattaatattattagGTAGTTTAAgaaaaacattttttacaaatgaaaaacaaaaagTTCATTATATGAATGAATTTTTGGGTGgtattaataaaattatagaGAAAAAAATTGGTTTAAATGATGAAGATTGTTTTCATGAAATGTGTAGATTAATTGGTAAAATAGATACTAGTGTAAGATTACAAGAATTAAGTACATATTCTAATTTCTTGTCATGGTgtcataatatatatttatttactaTGGATGGTATGAAGAACTggaaatatttatgtaatagtaaacattatttattaGGTATATGGAGTAATATGTTAAATATTATCCCACCTAAAGtaattaaagaaataaataatagaactgatgaaaaagatttattaaaagatgtattaagtaataaaaatatctttgctaaaaaaaattctatatcagataattttaattcacatgatatagataataaatatcttataatttgtgattatatttatgatattactattatttttataaatactCGATTAGAATTAGctaattatatatgtgaaaaAGGAGATAATTGTGAAATTGAAAATccattatataatgatgTATTAAGAAGTGAACAATTAGAATTAATATCAAATCTATCCAAATTacaatataattttattggtgcaaaattattatcaattttttatgaattaAAAAGTAATCATGAAAATAATCTTATAAGTCAAACAGTATTTATAGAACAAACCACTTGGTTAGTATTTATAATTGCATCTATAATATCAAGTAGTGCAATATctaatatgaaaaattcatcatataataattttaaaattaattcaGAATTATGTTTCTTAGTATTTTCATTAATGGATCAAACAAACAAATCTCCTGAAGTTTTTGAATATTTAGAATTTGCATATTTAAATTGTTtagaattatttaaaaaggTATATATTAGTGgcaaaaaaaataatcaatttttaaaagaaatgCGATCAGTTGctttaaaaattataccAGATGGGGcatgtaatatatatccaaacaataataataataataataacagtagtaataatattaatagtaataacaataataatagtagtagtagtggtataaataatacattaaATTTTACAACAAGTAATTCAAATAATCCAAACAATTTACTTAACAGTAATATGAACAATTTTGCTACGCCCTCCTTAATaacaaatgaaaatgatgatgataataatgatcCACTTATTGATTTAATTATTAgcaaaatattatttaatttaaataatagaatagaatatgaacaaataataaaaagaagTTTAGATTTATTTCATGATTTAGTATCAGGAATGAATATTGTTTGTTTAGAAGATAAGACACCTAAATTAATAGTATTTGCTAGATTGTTGTTAAAGAATGAAAAGATCTTAAatttattacataataggaatacaaaatttttagaaatatcgaaatattataaatatagaacaaattattatttaatattaactaaattattatttatggAACAAAATTTAGTTTCTTCAAcatttgaaaaatatatatcacctattaataatatattggaatgtataaaaagagaaataaatataaatggaaaagatattatattaaaaaataatgaaattaaaTTAACTTTTATTGGAGCTTTAAGAGATTTAAGAGGAATATGTATGGCTTGTAACAATGTagaaacatataatatgttttttaatttctttataaaTAGTCATCCATTAGAAGATAAtcaaatgaatatattaacatcCTTAGTTGATGTAATATGGAATAGTTATGATATATGtattccttttttaaaatttatgtgtgaatttgtttataataaatcaCAAAGAATAACATTTCCTAAATCATCTCCAAATggaatattattatttaaagtagtatctaatattttaataattatatctAATAATCTATTACAAAAAGATAAAtttattgatatatataaagaaaaatataaaatcatCTCACTCttattaaatatgtttaataaTTGCTTAAACGGAGATTTTGTTAATTTTGCAatttttgatttatataatgatgatatattaaataacTCTCTAAATTTGGCATTAAATATGTGTTTAGTTATACCAACAAATGATTTATTATCTTACATCAAACATTTAAAACCTTACTTTTCATTCCTAGATTTAGTTACAAAAAATTTCTTTCAAAGAATATTAAATTTGGAATTTCAACTTATAGCTGATATTATCCATAATGTAAAGGAAGGATTATGTTCATTCGATTATACTGTATCGATGACATGTTGCTCAATATTAGATAATATAGTAAcctatatatttacaaacAGGAAAAGTTCAACAGAACAAGGACAA ataattaaaaatttctTGGAAAGCCAGCCACAAGCATTGAAAGAAGTATTAAATTTGATGTTCCATTTAATCTTAGGAG GAGACTTTGGAAGTACATGGAGTATGTCCCAACCATTACTGGGTCTAATTTTATTGGATGCCCAAggatattttaaaatacaAGAACAATTAATATCTCAACAGAGCgaagaaaaaaaacaaaa ATTGAGACATAGCTTTTGTAAATTAATGGATCATATAGAATCAAACTTAGCTCCAAACAATAGG